GCCACCCCGTTCGCTGTCGCCCAGTCCAAGGGCGACATCAAGATCGCCCACATCTACAGCCGCACCGGCCCGCTCGAGGCCTACGGCAAGCAGACCCAGACGGGCCTGCTGATGGGCCTGGACTACGCCACCAACGGCACGATGACTGTCAACGGCCGCAAGATCGTGGTGATCGAGAAGGACGACCAGGGCAAGCCGGACGTGGGCAAGAGCCTGCTGGCGACCGCCTACGGCGACGACAAGGTCGACCTGGCCGTCGGCCCGACCTCCAGCGCCGTCGCGCTCGCGATGCTGCCGGTGGCCGAGGAGTACAAGAAGATCCTGCTGGTCGAGCCCGCGGTGGCCGATGCGATCACCGGCGACAAGTGGAACAAGTACATCTTCCGCACGGGCCGCAACAGCTCGCAGGACGCGGCCAGCAATGCCGCGGTGGCGGACCAGGACGGTGTTTCCATCGCCACGCTGGCGCAGGACTACGCGTTCGGCCGTGACGGCATCAAGGCCTTCAAGGAAGCGCTGAAGAAGGCCAAGGTGGTCCACGAGGAATACCTGCCGCCGAACACGACCGACTTCACCGCTGGCATCCAGCGCGTGGTCGACCAGCTCAAGGACAAGCCGGGCCGCAAGTTCATCGCCGTGGTCTGGGCCGGCGCCACGCCGCCGTTCAACGCGCTGGCCGCGCAGAACCTGAAGCAGCGTTATGGCATCGACGTGGCCACCGGCGGCAACATCCTGCCGGCCATGGTGTCGTACAAGCAGTTCCCCGGCATGGAAGGCGCTACCTACTACTACTTCGGCATCCCGAAGAACCCGGTGAACGAGGCGATGGTCGCGGCCCACTACAAGCA
The sequence above is a segment of the Ramlibacter henchirensis genome. Coding sequences within it:
- a CDS encoding substrate-binding domain-containing protein; its protein translation is MQRRTWVALAALAASALATPFAVAQSKGDIKIAHIYSRTGPLEAYGKQTQTGLLMGLDYATNGTMTVNGRKIVVIEKDDQGKPDVGKSLLATAYGDDKVDLAVGPTSSAVALAMLPVAEEYKKILLVEPAVADAITGDKWNKYIFRTGRNSSQDAASNAAVADQDGVSIATLAQDYAFGRDGIKAFKEALKKAKVVHEEYLPPNTTDFTAGIQRVVDQLKDKPGRKFIAVVWAGATPPFNALAAQNLKQRYGIDVATGGNILPAMVSYKQFPGMEGATYYYFGIPKNPVNEAMVAAHYKQFKSPPDFFTAGGFSAAMAIVTALKKTNGETDSNKLIAAMEGMSFDTPKGKMTFRKEDHQALQSMYHFKIKADPAFAWGVPELVREIKPEEMNIPVRNKR